In Chryseobacterium gleum, a single genomic region encodes these proteins:
- a CDS encoding MerC domain-containing protein → MKSKILDAVGISAAVLCLIHCIVFPLLLIVPLGISHNPYIDLAFLFIGAVVVFRITKKMESRWLKFLFRISLSLIFISILTDLLYEVHLPLIYVGATGLITGHIINFKNHKH, encoded by the coding sequence ATGAAATCAAAAATTCTTGATGCTGTAGGAATCTCCGCTGCTGTTCTATGCCTGATTCATTGTATTGTCTTTCCACTGCTATTAATTGTTCCATTGGGAATATCCCATAATCCTTATATTGATCTGGCCTTCCTTTTCATTGGAGCCGTTGTGGTATTCAGAATAACAAAGAAAATGGAAAGCCGGTGGCTAAAGTTTCTGTTCCGGATATCATTAAGCCTTATTTTCATTTCTATACTGACAGATCTTCTGTATGAAGTTCATCTTCCCTTAATCTATGTGGGAGCTACAGGCTTAATTACAGGCCATATCATCAACTTTAAAAATCATAAACATTAA
- a CDS encoding GTP-binding protein, which translates to MKKKLPVTVLSGFLGAGKTTLLNHILHNKKGLKVAVIVNDMSEVNIDARLVENQNTLSRTEEKLVEMSNGCICCTLREDLMIEVERLASENRFDYLLIESTGISEPVPVAQTFTYIDEESGIDLSRFSYVDTMVTVVDCFNFIKDFGSNELLMDRDLTDMEGDYRTIVNLLTDQIEFANVIILNKTDLIDAETLGFLQAAIKKLNPDAVILHSEFGKIDPQQILNTRLFDFDKAQSSAGWQKELQSEHHTPETEEYGISSIIFRDRKPFHPVRLWEYLNQYYPEGTIRAKGLFWLASRPDDALNFSQAGGSFRLEKAGVWWCSMPLSHRVQYSSFAENQSFIEKRWDKNWGDRINELVFIGQNLDKDQMLSDLQHCLINEREKELFDKKQSFEDPFPKDI; encoded by the coding sequence ATGAAAAAGAAACTTCCTGTAACGGTACTCAGTGGTTTTTTAGGGGCAGGAAAAACTACATTACTGAACCATATTCTGCATAACAAAAAAGGCTTAAAAGTAGCTGTAATAGTGAACGATATGAGTGAAGTGAATATTGATGCCCGCCTTGTTGAAAATCAAAACACCCTTTCAAGAACAGAAGAAAAGCTGGTAGAAATGAGCAACGGATGCATCTGCTGCACACTTCGTGAAGATCTGATGATAGAAGTGGAACGCCTTGCCAGCGAAAACCGCTTTGATTATCTCCTTATTGAAAGTACAGGAATCAGTGAACCGGTTCCTGTTGCCCAAACCTTTACCTACATTGATGAAGAAAGCGGAATCGACCTTTCCCGTTTCAGTTATGTAGATACCATGGTAACGGTGGTGGATTGTTTTAATTTCATAAAAGATTTCGGTTCTAATGAGTTGCTGATGGATCGCGATCTTACAGACATGGAAGGTGATTACCGGACAATTGTTAACCTTTTGACCGATCAGATCGAATTTGCCAATGTAATTATTTTAAATAAAACAGATCTTATAGATGCTGAAACACTTGGCTTTTTACAGGCTGCCATAAAAAAATTAAACCCCGATGCGGTTATCTTACACTCAGAATTTGGTAAAATTGATCCTCAACAGATTTTAAATACACGGCTTTTTGATTTCGACAAAGCACAGTCATCTGCCGGCTGGCAAAAAGAACTGCAATCGGAGCACCACACGCCTGAAACGGAAGAATATGGAATAAGTTCAATCATTTTCAGAGACAGAAAGCCTTTTCATCCGGTAAGGTTATGGGAGTACCTGAATCAATATTATCCCGAAGGAACAATAAGAGCGAAAGGTTTGTTCTGGCTGGCGTCAAGACCTGATGATGCCCTGAACTTTTCTCAGGCAGGCGGATCTTTCCGATTGGAAAAAGCAGGGGTATGGTGGTGCAGCATGCCACTAAGCCATAGAGTGCAGTATTCTTCATTTGCGGAAAATCAAAGTTTTATTGAAAAAAGATGGGACAAAAACTGGGGTGACAGGATTAATGAACTGGTCTTTATTGGGCAGAATCTGGACAAAGATCAAATGTTGTCTGATCTTCAGCATTGCCTTATCAATGAAAGGGAAAAAGAATTGTTTGACAAAAAGCAAAGCTTTGAAGACCCCTTTCCAAAAGATATTTAA
- a CDS encoding alkaline phosphatase, whose amino-acid sequence MDRRKFLKGSAILSGLLTLSPSDFWSFGKNNEKPGSGKAKNIIFMVSDGMSLGTLSMTDLYSRNILGKGSHWLNLYHERKVTRALMDTASASSIVTDSAAASSAFGGGIRVRNGTLNMGANGEKHLPIWQQYKKAGKKAGCVTTVTITHATPAGFCVNSSRRNAEPQIAEMYAELELDVLLGGGDEFFDPVKREDRKDLYSVYHKKGYRILKTQNDLREIKKGEKLLGIFNTGALPYSIDRAHVQEYKNTPTLAEMANTAINQMKDHPDGFVLQVEAGKVDWAAHANDVAAIIHDQLAFDEAIKTVIDFAERDGNTLVIITTDHGNANPGTIYGTDATKNFNSISEYQYTNEYILNKIQKDYSIKDIKDWIYEGNKIILTDEEAKHLMSFYSGLEKGEEVGLYNYKKLPFKLYSEIQKSRNSVGWISMDHSGDYVEVAAYGPGNEFLQPFIKNTDLHDLMLKACPV is encoded by the coding sequence ATGGACAGAAGAAAATTTTTAAAGGGTTCTGCAATACTTTCAGGATTATTGACCTTATCGCCATCAGATTTTTGGAGCTTCGGGAAGAATAATGAAAAACCAGGATCAGGAAAAGCAAAGAATATCATCTTTATGGTCAGTGACGGGATGAGTCTTGGAACTCTATCAATGACAGACCTGTATTCCCGGAATATTTTAGGAAAGGGAAGTCACTGGCTCAATCTGTACCATGAGAGAAAAGTGACCCGAGCCTTGATGGATACTGCTTCAGCAAGCTCCATTGTGACGGACTCTGCAGCAGCAAGTTCGGCATTCGGAGGCGGGATAAGAGTCAGGAACGGTACGTTGAATATGGGTGCCAACGGTGAAAAGCATCTTCCGATATGGCAGCAATATAAAAAAGCAGGAAAGAAAGCAGGCTGTGTGACTACCGTTACCATTACCCACGCAACCCCTGCGGGTTTTTGTGTGAATTCTTCCAGAAGAAATGCAGAGCCTCAAATCGCTGAAATGTATGCTGAGCTTGAACTGGACGTTCTGTTGGGTGGCGGAGATGAGTTTTTCGATCCTGTTAAAAGAGAGGACAGGAAAGATCTTTATTCTGTTTATCACAAAAAGGGATATAGAATCCTGAAAACGCAGAATGATCTGAGGGAAATTAAAAAAGGGGAAAAACTGTTAGGGATTTTCAATACCGGAGCATTGCCATATAGTATTGACAGGGCTCATGTTCAGGAATATAAAAATACTCCAACTCTTGCTGAAATGGCCAATACAGCCATTAACCAGATGAAGGATCATCCTGACGGTTTTGTTCTTCAGGTAGAAGCCGGAAAAGTAGACTGGGCAGCTCATGCCAATGATGTCGCTGCGATTATCCACGATCAGCTGGCATTTGATGAAGCCATAAAAACAGTTATAGATTTTGCCGAAAGAGATGGAAATACACTGGTGATCATTACTACAGACCATGGAAATGCGAATCCCGGAACAATTTACGGAACGGATGCCACTAAAAACTTTAACAGCATTTCAGAGTATCAATATACCAATGAATATATCCTGAACAAGATTCAAAAAGACTATTCAATAAAGGATATTAAAGACTGGATCTATGAAGGTAACAAAATTATCCTGACTGATGAGGAAGCTAAACATCTGATGAGCTTTTACAGCGGTCTTGAAAAAGGGGAAGAAGTAGGCCTTTATAATTATAAAAAACTGCCTTTTAAACTGTATTCAGAAATTCAGAAAAGCAGGAATTCTGTAGGGTGGATCAGTATGGACCACTCCGGTGATTATGTGGAAGTAGCGGCTTATGGCCCTGGAAATGAATTTTTACAGCCGTTTATTAAAAATACAGATCTGCATGATCTCATGCTGAAAGCATGTCCTGTATAA
- a CDS encoding anti-sigma factor, which yields MNTKEYISSGIIESYILGHASPEEAGILECVMKNNAEVRAAFEEAQKTLEDLATAQAVTPPDDLKSKIWNKIQKVQTPEEITPVLSTDISEVKDHKENRIQESSQRNNGWKTYAVAASVLFLVSVAGNLYWMNTQSANQKEMALLAADKKHQDKAMQKMNQKLEMFSNPDMKMVMLKGVEKHADAKAMVFWDKKTKEVYLNAEKLPKAPEGMQYQLWAIENGKPVSAGMYTEDKDSRIALANIPDAQAFAITLEKEGGSKVPTMENMFVMGEI from the coding sequence TTGAACACTAAAGAATACATATCATCCGGAATTATAGAATCTTATATTCTTGGCCATGCTTCTCCCGAGGAAGCAGGGATTTTGGAGTGTGTGATGAAGAATAATGCTGAAGTAAGGGCAGCTTTTGAAGAAGCGCAGAAAACTTTGGAAGATCTTGCTACGGCACAGGCTGTAACCCCTCCAGATGATCTTAAGTCTAAGATCTGGAATAAAATTCAAAAAGTGCAGACTCCTGAAGAGATTACTCCTGTTCTTTCAACTGATATTTCTGAAGTAAAAGATCATAAAGAGAACAGAATCCAGGAATCCAGCCAGCGAAATAACGGATGGAAAACGTATGCAGTAGCAGCTTCTGTACTGTTTCTGGTAAGTGTTGCCGGTAACTTGTACTGGATGAATACCCAATCAGCCAATCAAAAAGAGATGGCTCTGCTGGCAGCAGATAAAAAGCATCAGGATAAGGCCATGCAGAAAATGAATCAGAAGCTTGAGATGTTTTCCAATCCTGATATGAAGATGGTTATGCTGAAAGGAGTAGAAAAGCATGCGGATGCCAAAGCAATGGTTTTCTGGGACAAAAAAACAAAAGAAGTTTATCTGAATGCTGAAAAGCTTCCAAAAGCTCCTGAGGGAATGCAGTATCAGCTTTGGGCTATTGAAAACGGGAAGCCGGTAAGTGCAGGAATGTACACGGAAGATAAAGACAGCAGGATTGCTTTAGCCAATATTCCAGATGCCCAGGCCTTTGCCATTACTCTTGAAAAAGAAGGTGGCAGTAAAGTGCCTACCATGGAAAATATGTTTGTAATGGGGGAAATATAG
- a CDS encoding RNA polymerase sigma factor — MDRKIKAIKTTYSEKELIVLLKEKNETGFHYLYDHYSGALYGVVLRIVQSKEYTEEVIQDVFVKIWNSIHQYDISKGRFYTWMINIARNTAIDYLKSKGFQNELKNQSLPDFVYNTAELSTTNNSSDYIGFNNVLEGLEVDKQELIDLAYYQGYTQHEISEKLKIPLGTVKTKMRNALMKLKDLLKDYQ, encoded by the coding sequence TTGGATAGAAAAATAAAAGCTATTAAAACAACCTATTCTGAAAAGGAACTTATCGTTTTATTGAAAGAAAAAAACGAAACTGGTTTTCATTATCTGTATGACCATTATTCCGGTGCGTTGTACGGGGTTGTTCTTCGGATTGTTCAGTCTAAAGAATATACTGAAGAAGTTATTCAGGATGTTTTTGTTAAAATATGGAACTCCATTCATCAGTACGATATTTCTAAAGGAAGATTTTATACCTGGATGATTAATATTGCAAGGAATACGGCTATTGACTATCTCAAGTCAAAAGGATTCCAGAATGAACTTAAAAACCAATCACTTCCGGATTTCGTATATAATACTGCAGAACTTTCAACAACGAATAATTCTTCCGATTATATCGGATTTAATAATGTGCTGGAAGGTCTGGAAGTAGACAAGCAGGAACTTATAGATCTTGCGTATTATCAGGGATATACCCAACATGAAATATCCGAAAAACTGAAGATACCGCTGGGAACGGTAAAAACGAAAATGCGGAACGCACTGATGAAATTAAAGGATTTGCTAAAAGATTACCAATAA
- the msrB gene encoding peptide-methionine (R)-S-oxide reductase MsrB, with protein sequence MKTLYSKAILLLSVTVSFGFCTAQNSLFKTRNPYYSHTAENTLKVGNSEWKKILNPELYEVAREGATETAFTGKYYEFDEKGTYYCAVCGNPLFLSTSKFATTCGWPSFYQPLRKNSVKYRKDSSHHMERTEVLCGRCESHLGHVFDDGPKPTGKRFCMNSICLEFVPIKKK encoded by the coding sequence ATGAAAACCTTATATTCAAAAGCAATACTTCTACTTTCTGTAACGGTGTCCTTCGGATTTTGCACAGCCCAAAACAGTCTTTTCAAAACCAGAAATCCTTATTACTCACACACTGCAGAAAATACACTGAAAGTAGGCAATAGTGAATGGAAAAAGATTTTAAACCCCGAACTCTATGAGGTAGCCAGAGAAGGAGCCACAGAAACTGCTTTTACCGGAAAATATTATGAATTCGATGAAAAAGGAACCTATTACTGTGCCGTATGTGGTAATCCTCTCTTCCTTTCAACTTCCAAATTTGCAACTACCTGCGGCTGGCCCTCATTTTATCAGCCTCTTCGTAAAAACAGTGTAAAATACAGAAAAGACAGCTCTCATCATATGGAACGTACAGAAGTGCTGTGTGGAAGATGTGAGTCTCACCTCGGGCATGTTTTTGATGATGGCCCAAAACCAACCGGAAAACGATTCTGTATGAACTCTATCTGTCTGGAGTTTGTCCCGATTAAAAAAAAATAA
- a CDS encoding fasciclin domain-containing protein yields MNTQSKITVLAMVALSFAFSGKVTAQTMKEKTVMVGGAPMYPSKNIIENAVNSKDHKTLVAAVKAAGLVETLEGAGPFTVLAPTDAAFAKLPKGTVENLVKPENKATLTSILTYHVLPGRYSAKEIWAAVKAGNGKSMMKTVQGEELTFWTKGKDLYIKDAKGNSAKVTIADVNQSNGVIHVIDTVLMP; encoded by the coding sequence ATGAACACACAATCAAAAATCACAGTCTTAGCAATGGTAGCTTTATCATTTGCTTTCAGTGGAAAGGTAACTGCACAAACGATGAAAGAAAAAACAGTAATGGTAGGAGGAGCACCTATGTATCCGTCCAAAAATATTATTGAGAATGCTGTCAATTCCAAAGACCACAAAACATTAGTCGCAGCAGTGAAAGCTGCCGGACTGGTAGAAACATTAGAAGGAGCAGGACCTTTTACAGTACTGGCTCCTACGGATGCAGCTTTCGCAAAACTTCCGAAAGGAACTGTAGAAAATCTTGTAAAACCTGAAAATAAGGCAACACTTACCAGCATCTTAACGTACCATGTTCTTCCCGGAAGATACAGTGCGAAAGAAATCTGGGCAGCCGTAAAAGCAGGAAACGGAAAAAGTATGATGAAAACTGTACAGGGAGAGGAACTTACTTTCTGGACTAAAGGAAAAGACCTTTATATAAAAGATGCCAAAGGAAACAGCGCGAAAGTAACCATTGCAGACGTCAACCAGTCTAATGGTGTGATTCATGTCATCGATACGGTTTTAATGCCATAA
- a CDS encoding ferritin-like domain-containing protein produces MKRTINVSNQGATLDTSRRNFLKLSGVGLAIAGLTIIGCDDNDDFQIIEESKYDLGTGDVGILNYAYALEQLEADFYTKVVNNFYTGISSIEKELFTDLYHHEVIHRDFFKAAISGATDHVLPKLEFQYPNVNFNNRSSVLATAKALEDTGVAAYNGAGKYISNPTYLVIAGKIVSVEARHASAIRNIINPGSADFSGDDVVDANGLDLAKEPKDIVMAAGAFIKTPFTWKERGIN; encoded by the coding sequence ATGAAAAGAACCATTAACGTTTCTAATCAGGGAGCTACCCTTGATACCAGCAGAAGAAACTTTCTGAAATTAAGTGGAGTAGGACTGGCCATCGCAGGGCTTACCATCATTGGCTGTGACGACAATGACGACTTCCAGATTATTGAAGAATCCAAGTATGACCTTGGAACAGGAGATGTAGGAATACTAAATTACGCCTACGCCCTTGAACAGCTTGAAGCTGACTTTTATACGAAAGTAGTCAACAATTTCTATACGGGAATTTCAAGTATTGAAAAAGAACTTTTTACAGACCTGTACCATCATGAAGTGATACACAGGGATTTCTTTAAAGCTGCCATCAGCGGAGCTACAGATCATGTGCTGCCTAAGCTCGAATTCCAGTACCCGAATGTGAATTTTAATAACAGGAGCTCAGTTCTGGCCACTGCAAAAGCATTGGAAGATACGGGGGTAGCCGCTTACAATGGTGCGGGGAAATATATTTCCAACCCAACCTACCTTGTTATTGCCGGTAAAATAGTTTCAGTAGAAGCCAGACATGCTTCCGCCATCAGAAATATCATCAATCCCGGCTCTGCAGATTTTTCAGGAGATGACGTGGTAGATGCCAATGGACTTGACCTCGCGAAAGAGCCCAAGGATATCGTAATGGCTGCCGGAGCATTCATCAAAACACCTTTTACCTGGAAAGAAAGAGGCATCAACTAA
- a CDS encoding ferritin-like domain-containing protein, protein MNILRLLDKLSHDKFFTTEASRLEAITNMSLFGKKAAVAAVPLGLGALMATPAKAETSKTAFTGMALKSTLTDALQLALVLEYLENEYYSIGLSTPGLIPNADRTVFMQISKHESAHVGFLKSTLTSLGTTPGNKPTFDFTAGGNFTPFTDYNQFLILAQAFEDTGVRAYKGQAGNVMSNKVVLQAALQIHSVEARHASQVRRIRANKGWIELADGGNMPSATNPVYAGEDNTNQAGFNTGTLFGAAAGSAAYDEILSGSDAQAIASLFIV, encoded by the coding sequence ATGAATATTCTTAGATTACTGGATAAGCTTTCCCATGATAAATTCTTCACAACGGAAGCGTCAAGACTTGAGGCGATTACCAATATGTCTCTATTCGGAAAAAAAGCAGCAGTAGCAGCAGTTCCGCTTGGATTGGGTGCACTGATGGCAACACCGGCTAAAGCAGAAACCTCAAAAACAGCATTCACAGGTATGGCTTTAAAAAGTACCCTCACAGATGCATTGCAGCTGGCATTGGTACTGGAATACCTTGAAAATGAATATTACAGCATAGGATTGTCTACACCGGGACTTATTCCGAATGCAGACAGAACAGTTTTTATGCAGATTTCAAAGCATGAATCTGCTCATGTAGGTTTTCTGAAAAGCACACTGACTTCTTTAGGAACAACTCCGGGAAACAAACCTACTTTTGATTTTACTGCTGGTGGAAATTTTACTCCTTTTACAGATTATAATCAGTTTCTTATTCTTGCCCAGGCCTTTGAAGATACGGGAGTAAGGGCATACAAAGGACAGGCAGGAAACGTAATGTCCAATAAAGTTGTGCTTCAGGCAGCCTTACAGATTCATTCTGTAGAAGCCAGACATGCTTCGCAGGTAAGAAGAATTCGAGCAAACAAAGGATGGATAGAGCTTGCCGATGGAGGAAATATGCCTTCTGCAACCAATCCTGTTTATGCAGGAGAAGATAATACCAATCAGGCGGGTTTCAATACAGGAACCTTATTTGGAGCTGCAGCCGGTTCTGCAGCTTATGATGAGATTTTAAGTGGCAGCGATGCGCAGGCTATTGCCTCCCTGTTCATAGTATAG